The following are encoded together in the Bos taurus isolate L1 Dominette 01449 registration number 42190680 breed Hereford chromosome 10, ARS-UCD2.0, whole genome shotgun sequence genome:
- the LOC101902111 gene encoding small ubiquitin-related modifier 1-like, with protein MSDQKAKSSIEDLGDKKRGEHIKLKVTGQDSSEIHFKVKNDDISQETQRSNCQRQGIHIIQPDLGLKGEDVI; from the exons ATGTCTGACCAGAAGGCAAAATCTTCAATTGAGGACTTGGGGGATAAGAAGAGAGGAGAACATATTAAACTCAAAGTTACTGGACAGGATAGCAGTGAGATTCACTTCAAAGTGAAAAATGATGACATATCTCAAGAAACTCAAAGAAGCAACTGTCAAAGACAGGGAATTCACATAATTCAACCAG ACCTGGGATTGAAGGGAGAAGATGTGATTTAA